The following coding sequences lie in one Helicobacter sp. MIT 21-1697 genomic window:
- a CDS encoding DUF5644 domain-containing protein, with amino-acid sequence MDKVHLEAFTFEAGVDYLPYYKKFVFRFNQNQTLKDILHFLKSEIEGYGCDTNALALRINGIAVFEDIDIIELIQQFGEQWQIEPLSTYYASKDLLFDRQMLWKRYESFFVWADFLSVEEREEFEKYLALNLITPMKNDIYLGDGFFLYLKWILSRHPDRIKAIREWILDTQSGILNFVSLADMVYPRANAIDEEIWEFMRDIVFSSESQQWKHLYTLKVQK; translated from the coding sequence ATGGACAAAGTGCATCTTGAAGCTTTTACTTTTGAGGCAGGTGTAGATTATTTGCCTTATTATAAAAAATTTGTATTTCGCTTTAATCAAAACCAAACACTTAAAGATATACTCCACTTTCTTAAAAGCGAAATAGAGGGCTATGGCTGCGATACAAATGCTTTGGCGTTGCGTATTAATGGCATAGCAGTTTTTGAAGACATTGATATTATTGAGCTTATACAACAATTTGGTGAGCAATGGCAGATTGAACCTCTTAGCACTTATTATGCTTCTAAAGACTTGCTTTTTGATAGGCAAATGTTATGGAAACGATACGAATCATTTTTCGTATGGGCAGATTTTTTGAGTGTGGAAGAGAGAGAAGAGTTTGAAAAATATCTTGCTCTTAATTTGATTACCCCTATGAAAAATGACATATATTTAGGCGATGGCTTTTTCCTGTATCTTAAATGGATTCTCTCTCGCCACCCAGATAGAATCAAAGCCATTCGCGAATGGATTCTTGATACGCAAAGTGGCATATTGAATTTTGTGAGTCTTGCAGATATGGTATATCCACGTGCCAATGCGATTGATGAGGAGATATGGGAGTTTATGAGAGATATTGTATTTTCTTCAGAATCTCAACAATGGAAGCATCTATACACACTTAAAGTTCAAAAATAA
- a CDS encoding TerB family tellurite resistance protein, which produces MEIVLLLIAGVVVYFLYNTLQEYLKNPLHQNPQFNTSRIDNTPIDFKNPYQEMTQIDKVKSSEFGVLAAILGRVVWSDEKMCPLEEQLVDEMLTDMAQEAKNPKMSKEELKDILIEQKSSNITLEELCDEYVMLTKGEYKKRLKVVEFLFVIAYADGSLAESERDCIIDIAALFEISNEDFNTLFEQFEQEYAKEISMNKERAKEIFDIKDEDITKESLARKYNELIKSAKQNIFDNKNINKSFHNTSLIQIKEIDRAYTLLLESFADSSSSAEDSKERNKEKVTKKEDKADKGWDF; this is translated from the coding sequence ATGGAAATCGTGTTATTACTTATCGCTGGCGTGGTAGTGTATTTTCTTTACAATACTTTACAAGAATACCTTAAAAACCCTCTTCATCAGAATCCACAATTTAATACAAGTCGCATAGACAATACGCCGATAGATTTTAAAAATCCTTATCAAGAAATGACACAAATTGACAAAGTAAAATCAAGCGAATTTGGTGTGTTAGCTGCGATTTTAGGACGCGTAGTGTGGAGTGATGAGAAAATGTGCCCACTTGAAGAACAGCTTGTTGATGAAATGCTTACAGATATGGCGCAAGAGGCAAAGAATCCAAAAATGAGCAAGGAAGAGCTCAAAGATATACTCATAGAACAAAAATCTTCAAATATTACCCTTGAAGAGTTGTGTGATGAATATGTAATGCTTACAAAAGGTGAGTATAAAAAACGTTTAAAAGTTGTAGAGTTTTTATTTGTCATCGCTTATGCTGATGGTTCGCTTGCAGAAAGTGAGCGTGATTGCATTATTGATATTGCGGCATTGTTTGAAATCTCCAATGAGGATTTTAATACTCTTTTTGAGCAATTTGAGCAAGAGTATGCTAAAGAAATATCAATGAATAAAGAAAGGGCAAAAGAAATTTTTGATATAAAAGATGAAGATATAACAAAGGAAAGTTTAGCACGCAAATATAATGAGCTTATCAAAAGTGCCAAACAAAATATTTTTGACAATAAAAATATCAATAAAAGCTTTCATAATACTTCGCTTATACAGATTAAGGAGATTGATAGAGCTTATACATTGCTTTTAGAATCTTTCGCCGATAGCAGCTCTTCAGCAGAAGATTCCAAAGAAAGAAATAAAGAAAAAGTTACGAAAAAAGAGGATAAGGCGGACAAAGGTTGGGATTTTTAG
- the tpx gene encoding thiol peroxidase, with the protein MEVKFKGTPAQLSANTIKVGDNAPQVKLTAKDLSQVQIGGASGKYQIINVVPSLDTGVCATQTRRFNQEAATLQNANVYVVSMDLPFAQGRFCSTESIENLSTLSDFVTKDFGKAYGLLLQSSPLVGLLTRAVLIIDPQGKVIYTEICEEITQEPNYEKALAAIK; encoded by the coding sequence ATGGAAGTAAAATTTAAAGGCACTCCAGCGCAATTAAGTGCAAATACAATTAAAGTTGGCGATAACGCTCCTCAAGTCAAACTTACTGCAAAAGACCTATCACAGGTGCAAATAGGTGGGGCAAGCGGAAAGTATCAAATCATTAATGTCGTGCCAAGCCTTGATACAGGTGTATGTGCAACACAAACAAGACGTTTCAATCAAGAAGCCGCTACATTGCAAAATGCAAATGTATATGTGGTTTCAATGGATTTACCTTTTGCACAAGGGAGATTTTGTAGCACCGAAAGTATAGAGAATCTCTCTACTTTGAGTGATTTTGTAACAAAAGATTTTGGCAAGGCTTATGGCTTACTCTTACAATCTTCTCCGCTTGTGGGGCTACTTACGCGTGCAGTGCTTATAATTGACCCTCAAGGAAAAGTGATTTATACAGAGATTTGTGAGGAAATCACGCAAGAACCAAATTATGAAAAAGCTCTAGCAGCAATAAAATAG
- a CDS encoding PhoH family protein yields the protein MITKCYLLDTSIILDDTQNIIFLWQNAQNELFISDVVIEELDKKKDLQNETGFFAREFFRCINSESVENEKIAQNSSSNEVLMRIAKDNNDFIQTLLFKYENFAIPFTLIYRPKYKLLPQEHSYNDSKLIEIARDYKLVLLSNDISLKVRAQAQGVCAQSLFRDRVENPSDIDFWTSFEVHKDTPLEHLKDNTKFQNLTQWSLIQIDEMDNTDNSLYKTGKRIFGLKIGEAFEELNLDEILKNHQPYIMPINLEQKMFYALLTHAQNNLTIATGSTGSGKTLIALQAGITLVKNGVVDGIIYMRNTITANDKEAELGYRKGDENQKLGYFMYPLYGAINFTIDKLQESSLAKRIEYRGEVNGIQKQDATEYFLQKHKIEIVDIAHARGISIGNKFVIFDEVQNASNATIKLIGTRIGEGSKIVFLGDWAQIDHPYLSKFRNGALSLLTKALRDDFIAGIHLHQTIRSDVASWFGENF from the coding sequence TTGATTACTAAATGTTACTTACTTGATACCTCTATTATTCTTGATGATACACAAAATATTATCTTTTTGTGGCAAAACGCACAAAATGAGCTTTTTATATCTGATGTTGTTATTGAAGAGCTTGATAAAAAGAAAGATTTACAAAATGAAACAGGTTTCTTTGCACGTGAGTTTTTTCGCTGCATTAATAGTGAAAGTGTAGAGAATGAAAAGATTGCACAGAATAGCTCAAGCAATGAAGTGCTAATGCGCATTGCTAAAGATAACAATGACTTTATTCAAACTCTCCTTTTTAAATATGAGAATTTTGCTATTCCTTTTACACTTATTTATCGTCCAAAATATAAACTTTTACCACAAGAGCATAGTTATAATGATTCTAAACTCATTGAAATTGCGCGAGATTATAAACTCGTGCTTTTAAGCAATGATATTTCGCTCAAAGTGCGCGCTCAAGCACAAGGTGTTTGTGCCCAATCACTTTTTCGTGATAGGGTTGAGAATCCAAGTGATATTGATTTTTGGACATCTTTTGAGGTGCATAAAGATACGCCTTTGGAGCATTTAAAAGATAATACAAAATTTCAGAATCTTACACAATGGAGTCTTATCCAAATTGATGAAATGGATAATACAGATAATTCATTGTATAAAACAGGTAAGAGAATCTTTGGACTTAAGATAGGTGAGGCATTTGAGGAACTCAATCTTGATGAGATTCTTAAAAATCACCAACCTTATATTATGCCTATTAACTTAGAGCAAAAAATGTTTTATGCACTCCTCACACACGCACAAAATAATCTCACTATTGCCACAGGTTCAACAGGAAGTGGTAAAACGCTTATAGCACTTCAAGCAGGTATTACTCTTGTCAAAAATGGTGTAGTTGATGGTATTATCTATATGCGTAATACAATTACTGCAAATGATAAAGAAGCGGAGCTTGGTTATCGTAAGGGAGATGAGAATCAAAAATTGGGATATTTTATGTATCCGCTTTATGGTGCTATAAATTTTACTATTGATAAACTTCAAGAAAGCTCACTTGCCAAACGCATTGAATATCGTGGCGAGGTTAATGGCATACAAAAGCAAGATGCAACTGAATATTTCCTCCAAAAGCATAAAATTGAAATAGTGGATATTGCTCACGCACGAGGGATTAGTATTGGTAATAAATTTGTTATTTTTGATGAAGTGCAAAATGCTTCAAATGCTACGATTAAACTTATTGGCACGCGTATAGGTGAGGGGAGTAAGATTGTATTTTTGGGAGATTGGGCGCAGATTGACCACCCATATTTGAGCAAGTTTCGTAATGGTGCATTAAGCTTGCTCACTAAGGCACTTAGAGATGATTTTATCGCCGGGATTCACTTACATCAAACTATACGAAGTGATGTGGCAAGCTGGTTTGGGGAGAATTTTTGA
- a CDS encoding NlpC/P60 family protein, with protein sequence MKNYILMYLLWLVMAIFIQACASLGVQKPLVYNVQVGSFSNVENAGQLVDSLNQKGLDAFLFKEDNMYKVRFGNYKNFDHAKTQAQIYKEQGLIGEFFVLSPQKYAHKNDTKYKKSKNIRDDIVESAHQYLGVPYKWGGTSESGFDCSGLTHSVYRLNGISLPRSSYEQYNEGDSISKSKLKKGDLVFFITNRGKRVNHVGIYIGNDEFIHAPSKGKVVSKARLDSTYWTKAYKGARSYF encoded by the coding sequence ATGAAAAATTATATATTGATGTATTTATTATGGCTAGTTATGGCAATTTTTATACAAGCTTGTGCGTCTTTGGGAGTGCAAAAACCTCTTGTATATAATGTGCAGGTAGGAAGCTTTAGTAATGTAGAGAATGCTGGACAATTAGTAGATTCTCTTAATCAGAAAGGACTTGATGCATTTTTGTTCAAAGAAGATAATATGTATAAAGTGCGCTTTGGGAATTACAAAAATTTTGATCACGCAAAAACACAGGCACAAATATATAAAGAACAAGGGCTTATAGGCGAGTTTTTTGTCCTCTCTCCTCAAAAATATGCACACAAAAATGATACAAAATATAAAAAATCAAAGAATATAAGAGATGATATTGTAGAGAGTGCTCATCAGTATCTTGGTGTGCCATATAAATGGGGCGGCACTTCAGAATCTGGTTTTGACTGCAGTGGGCTAACACATTCTGTATATCGTCTCAATGGTATTTCACTCCCTCGTTCATCGTATGAACAATATAATGAGGGAGATTCTATCAGCAAGAGCAAACTCAAAAAAGGCGATTTGGTATTTTTCATTACCAATAGGGGTAAGAGGGTGAATCACGTGGGTATTTATATCGGCAATGATGAGTTTATCCACGCTCCGAGTAAAGGAAAAGTAGTGAGTAAGGCGCGTTTAGATTCTACTTATTGGACTAAAGCCTATAAAGGTGCAAGGAGCTATTTTTAA
- the ppsA gene encoding pyruvate, water dikinase: MKYIKFFKELNNKDVPIVGGKNASIGEMFQELVSEGIKVPNGFAITSEAYWYLLDSGGIRQTIINLLDGVDVTEIDVLKTRSKKIRELIFGTPFPDDLRKEIFQAYEILSAEYGMKEADVAVRSSATAEDLPDASFAGQQDTYLNVKGKTELIHYIKSCLASLFTDRAVSYRASRGFDHFKVALSVGVQKMVRADKGSAGVMFSIDTETGFKDAVFITSSWGLGENVVGGTVNPDEFYVFKPTLKEGKRPIIKRQLGHKHQKMVYAPRGSEHPTKNIKTTQREMKTFSISDTDILTLARYAIKIEEHYTKEAGEYRPMDMEWAKDGDSGEIFIVQARPETVQSQKNKKGNGQKLEKFKFVNPEVKKEIILVGKAIGGKIGSGKVRIINDIEHMDSFKEGEILVTDNTDPDWEPAMKKAAAVITNRGGRTCHAAIVAREIGVPAIVGAIGATDRLYSGMEVTISCAEGEEGYIYDGIHEYEIESIELDNLGNPKTKIYMNVGNPEKAFGFSQIPNHGVGLARMELIVLNQIKAHPLALLDIQNGNTKGLKEKSEIEKIISGYENPKDFFTKKIAEGIGMICSAFYPNPVIVRTSDFKSNEYRGMLGGMAYEPHEENPMLGYRGASRYYSDQYRIAFEWECQALAMVRNEMGLTNMKVMIPFLRTPEEGKKVLEIMRRNGLESGKNDLEIYVMCELPVNVILADEFLNMFDGFSIGSNDLTQLTLGVDRDGQLVSHIFDERNPAMFAMFKKAIESCKRHNKYVGICGQAPSDYPEVTEFLVKEGISSISLNPDSVIATWQKVVEVEKSLNK; encoded by the coding sequence ATGAAATATATTAAGTTTTTTAAAGAACTCAACAATAAAGATGTGCCGATTGTAGGCGGTAAAAATGCAAGTATAGGTGAAATGTTTCAAGAACTTGTGAGCGAGGGTATTAAAGTCCCTAATGGTTTTGCTATCACAAGTGAAGCATATTGGTATCTGTTAGATTCTGGTGGTATTAGACAGACAATTATTAATTTGCTTGATGGTGTTGATGTAACTGAAATAGATGTGCTTAAAACACGTTCTAAAAAAATCCGCGAACTTATCTTTGGCACACCCTTTCCTGATGATTTGCGCAAAGAGATTTTTCAAGCATATGAGATTTTAAGTGCTGAATATGGTATGAAAGAGGCTGATGTAGCTGTACGTAGCTCTGCAACAGCCGAAGATTTGCCCGATGCGAGTTTTGCTGGACAACAAGATACTTATCTCAATGTAAAAGGCAAAACAGAGCTTATACATTACATCAAATCTTGCCTTGCTTCGCTCTTTACTGATAGAGCTGTAAGCTATCGTGCTTCAAGAGGATTTGACCATTTTAAAGTTGCTCTTTCTGTGGGAGTGCAAAAAATGGTGCGTGCAGACAAAGGAAGTGCAGGGGTAATGTTTAGTATTGATACAGAAACAGGTTTTAAAGATGCTGTCTTTATCACTTCATCTTGGGGACTTGGCGAAAATGTCGTAGGCGGCACGGTCAATCCTGATGAATTTTATGTGTTTAAGCCCACACTCAAAGAGGGAAAACGTCCTATTATTAAACGTCAGCTTGGACACAAACATCAAAAAATGGTTTATGCACCACGTGGAAGCGAACACCCTACCAAAAATATCAAAACAACTCAACGCGAGATGAAAACTTTTTCTATTAGCGATACAGATATTCTTACACTTGCGCGTTATGCGATAAAAATTGAGGAGCATTATACAAAAGAGGCAGGAGAATATCGCCCTATGGATATGGAATGGGCAAAAGATGGCGATAGTGGCGAAATTTTCATCGTTCAAGCCCGCCCAGAAACAGTGCAAAGTCAAAAAAATAAAAAAGGTAATGGGCAAAAGCTAGAAAAGTTTAAATTTGTCAATCCCGAAGTCAAAAAAGAAATTATCCTCGTAGGAAAAGCCATAGGGGGTAAAATCGGTTCAGGAAAAGTGCGTATTATCAACGACATAGAACATATGGATAGCTTCAAAGAAGGTGAGATTCTTGTAACCGATAATACTGACCCAGATTGGGAGCCAGCGATGAAAAAAGCTGCAGCAGTTATCACTAATCGTGGTGGGCGCACTTGCCACGCGGCGATTGTTGCTAGAGAAATAGGTGTGCCTGCGATTGTAGGAGCTATTGGAGCAACAGATAGACTATATAGCGGTATGGAGGTTACAATCTCTTGTGCAGAAGGCGAAGAGGGCTATATCTATGATGGCATTCACGAATATGAAATTGAGAGCATTGAGCTTGATAATCTTGGAAATCCAAAAACTAAAATTTATATGAATGTAGGCAACCCTGAAAAAGCATTTGGTTTCTCGCAGATTCCAAATCACGGCGTAGGCTTAGCGCGTATGGAACTTATCGTGCTTAATCAAATCAAGGCACACCCTCTTGCCCTCCTTGATATTCAAAATGGTAACACCAAAGGCTTGAAAGAAAAATCAGAAATTGAGAAAATAATATCTGGTTATGAAAATCCAAAAGATTTTTTTACAAAGAAAATTGCTGAAGGTATCGGTATGATTTGTTCGGCTTTCTATCCTAATCCTGTTATAGTGCGCACAAGTGATTTTAAATCAAATGAATATCGTGGTATGCTAGGTGGAATGGCGTATGAACCACACGAAGAGAATCCAATGCTTGGCTATCGCGGGGCAAGCAGATATTATTCTGACCAATATCGTATAGCTTTTGAATGGGAATGTCAGGCTCTTGCAATGGTGCGCAATGAAATGGGGCTTACGAATATGAAAGTGATGATTCCATTTTTGCGCACACCAGAGGAAGGAAAAAAGGTGCTTGAAATTATGCGGCGTAACGGATTAGAATCTGGCAAAAATGATTTAGAAATTTATGTTATGTGCGAATTGCCTGTGAATGTGATTTTGGCTGATGAATTTTTAAATATGTTTGATGGATTCTCAATTGGCTCAAATGACTTAACCCAACTCACGCTCGGTGTAGATAGAGATGGACAACTCGTAAGCCATATCTTTGATGAGCGCAATCCTGCAATGTTTGCAATGTTTAAAAAAGCCATAGAATCGTGTAAGCGTCATAACAAATATGTTGGTATTTGTGGGCAAGCTCCGAGTGATTACCCTGAAGTTACTGAATTTCTTGTCAAAGAAGGTATTAGCTCTATTTCACTTAATCCTGATTCTGTTATTGCCACTTGGCAAAAAGTCGTAGAAGTAGAAAAATCACTCAACAAATAA